From the Candidatus Krumholzibacteriota bacterium genome, one window contains:
- a CDS encoding adenine phosphoribosyltransferase gives MDMKEVIRSIADFPIKGVLYRDITPLLLSNEVFSEICERIYHRYSDREIDKIAAIESRGFIFGSVLASRLKKALILVRKEGKLPSKKIKESYSLEYGEECLEMHVDSIEKGDKVLIIDDLLATGGTAAATCRMIDKLGGEVEELCFLIELSDLEGRKKLSDRKVFSLVIY, from the coding sequence ATTGATATGAAAGAAGTGATTCGAAGCATAGCTGATTTTCCGATAAAGGGAGTACTCTACCGCGACATCACGCCGCTGCTTCTTTCCAATGAAGTATTCAGTGAGATATGCGAAAGGATTTACCACAGATACTCAGATCGTGAAATAGACAAAATTGCCGCTATAGAATCCAGAGGGTTCATATTCGGTTCTGTATTGGCCTCAAGATTGAAAAAGGCTTTAATTCTGGTCAGGAAAGAGGGGAAATTGCCCTCAAAGAAAATAAAAGAAAGTTATTCACTTGAATATGGCGAAGAATGTCTAGAGATGCACGTAGATTCGATAGAAAAGGGAGATAAGGTACTTATTATCGATGATCTACTCGCGACAGGAGGAACAGCTGCGGCAACTTGCAGAATGATCGACAAACTTGGCGGTGAAGTGGAAGAATTATGTTTTCTGATCGAACTTTCAGATCTTGAAGGCAGAAAAAAACTCAGTGATAGAAAAGTGTTTTCATTAGTGATTTATTGA